The segment ATGGAGTAAGGCGCTTGTCAATATGCTTGCATGCAGCATCCATATTTTTAGCATTCTCAAATTCTTTATCCTTGTATATTCTTTCTTCAATAAATATTTTTTCAAGAGAAGCAAGATGTAAACCTTCTTCAAGTTCTGATTTCCTTATTTCTAACTCTTTTTGAAGGAGATCTAATGTATTATCAACAGACTTTTTAAGGACATCACTAACCGTTAGGAAATGAGGTTTATTGTCGTCAATAACGCAGCAATTGGGTGATATACTTACTTCACAATCAGTAAAAGCATAAAGAGCATCAATCGTTTTGTCAGAAGATACACCAGAGGGTAGATGAACAATGATTTCTACATTGGCAGAAGTGTTATCATCTACTTTTCGTATTTTAATTTTTCCTTTATCTACAGCTTTTAGTATAGAATCGATGACAGAAGTGGTTGTTTTACCAAAGGGTATTTCTGTAATAGAAAGTGTTCTATTGTCAATCTTGTTGATTTTTGCTCTTACTTTAACATTGCCTCCTCTTTCACCATCATTATATCTAGCTACGTCAACATATCCTCCTGTTTGAAAATCGGGATATAAGGTAAACTTTTTGCCATTGAGATAATTGATAGAAGCTTCGCAGAGTTCGTTAAAGTTGTGTGGTAAAATTTTGGAAGATAAACCTACAGCGATACCTTCTGCACCTTGAGCTAAAAGCAGAGGGAATTTGAGAGGTAAAGTTATCGGTTCTTTATTTCTTCCATCGTAAGATTTTTGCCACTCTGTCGTTTTAGGGTTAAACACTACTTCTAAAGCAAATTTAGATAATCGAGCCTCAATATAACGAGGTGCTGCCGCACGGTCACCAGTAAGAATATTTCCCCAGTTACCTTGGCAGTCAATTAGAAAATCTTTTTGTCCTAGCTGAATAAGAGCATCTCCAATAGAAGCATCTCCATGAGGGTGGAATTGCATAGTATGACCAACTATATTGGCAACCTTGTTGTATCTCCCATCATCCATTCTTTTCATAGAATGTAGAATACGACGTTGCACGGGTTTTAAACCATCATTAATATGTGGTACTGCACGTTCTAGTATAACATATGAAGCATAATCTAAGAACCAGCTTTCATACATGCCAGTTAGATGATGTTTTATATTTTCTGGAGAAGATGAATTATTGGGTTGGTCAATTTGATTATTCTCTGAATTATTACGAATATCATCGCTCATAAAGATTGTTTTCCTCCTGTTTTAACACCTAATTATCAAAAATACATCAATTTTAGCATGATGTGTTGACAAAAATACGAATTTAATTGAAAAATTCACTTACTTTGCATTTAATTTATAGGCCGTTAGGCACCTATCGATAGGTAGAAAATGTAAATTTATTAATGATATTTTAAGATGGCACAAGAAGATGTTTTTAAAAAATTAGTTTCGCATTGTAAAGAATATGGATTTGTTTTCCCTTCCAGTGATATTTATGATGGACTCGGGGCCGTATATGATTATGGTCAAATGGGTGTAGAATTGAAAAATAATATCAAAAAATACTGGTGGGATAGTATGGTTCTACTTCACGAAAACATTGTGGGCATCGATTCAGCTATCTTCATGCATCCAACTATTTGGAAAGCTTCAGGTCACGTTGATGCATTTAATGACCCTTTAATTGACAATAAAGACTCTAAAAAACGCTATCGTGCTGACGTGTTGGTTGAAGACCAGCTAGCTAAGTATGATGAGAAAATTGATAAAGAAGTTAAAAAGGCTGCAAAACGCTTTGGTGATGCTTTTGATGAAGAACAATTTAGAGCAACTAATCCTCGTGTATTAGCGAATCAAGAAAAGAGAGATGCACTACATGAACGTTTTGCAAAAGCTCTTAATGATAATGATTTGACTGAATTACGACAGATCATTGTTGATGAAGAGATTGTTTGCCCTATTTCTGGAACAAGAAACTGGACAGAAGTGCGTCAGTTTAATTTGATGTTCTCTACAGAAATGGGTTCTACTGCTGAAAGTGCAATGAAAGTTTATCTTCGTCCTGAAACAGCTCAAGGCATTTTTGTGAACTATATGAATGTTCAGAAGAGTGGTCGTATGAAGATTCCATTCGGTATAGCTCAAATAGGTAAAGCTTTCCGTAATGAGATTGTTGCTCGTCAGTTTATATTCCGTATGCGTGAATTTGAACAAATGGAAATGCAGTTTTTTGTACGTCCAGGTTCAGAACTAGAATGGTTTGAAATGTGGAAAGCTCAGCGTTTGAAATGGCATGAAAACCTAGGTTTAGGTCATGAAAACTACCGCTTCCATGATCATGATAAGTTAGCTCACTATGCTAATGCTGCAACTGATATTGAATACCTTATGCCTTTTGGTTTTAAAGAAGTAGAAGGTATCCACTCTCGTACAGATTTTGACTTATCTCAACACGAAAAGTTCTCAGGTAAGAGTATTAAATACTTTGATCCAGAATTAAATAAATCATATGTTCCTTATGTGGTGGAAACATCTATTGGGTTAGACCGTATGTTCTTAAGTATAATGGCTGGTTCATTCTGTGAAGAAGAACTAGAAAATGGATCTCGTGTTGTATTGAAGTTACCTGCTGCTTTAGCTCCTGTTAAATTAGCTGTTCTTCCACTAGTGAAGAAAGATGGTCTTCCAGAAAAAGCTAGAGAAATTATTGATGATTTGAAGTTCCACTTCAATTGTCAATATGATGAAAAAGACTCAATTGGTAAACGTTACCGTAGACAAGATGCTATTGGTACCCCATATTGTATTACCGTAGATCATGATTCTTTGAAAGACAATTGTGTAACTCTAAGAAATCGTGATACAATGGAACAAGAAAGAGTAGCAATTGCTGATTTAAATAATATAATCGCAGATAGAGTAAGTATTACTTCTCTTCTAAAGAAACTACAATAACTATGAAAATAAAACATTTATTACTTACTGTTTTTGTTCTTGGATTTATAGCTACTTCTTGTAGTGAATCGAAGGAGGATGGAGTATATGCTAACTGGAGGGAGAGAAATGAAAATTTCGTAGATTCAATAGCAAATGTCTATGATAGTAAACAGGATCCAACTTTAAAAAGAGTTGAAGATACTCGAAATAGAGGATTTTATGTTTACTATAAAGTGATTAAAGAATCTACACTGCCTGTAGAGGAAAAAAATAAACCTTTTCTTACTAGCATAGTAAATGTTTATTATCGAGGATTGTTGATTGACGAAGAAGTTATAGGTAAATTACCTGTAGAAAATCGCTACTTATATAAGGCCTATAAGAATTTACCAAAATTTGATGGTAATTTTGATAATGAGGATCCTGATGTAGATATAGATCAGGTAACAGAATTTACTGTGAATGGCTTAGTATCTGGGTTTACTGAGGTTTTACAACATATGAATGTAGGAGACAGATGGGAAATTTACATTCCAAGTAGATTAGGGTATGGTAATAATAATAATGGAGCTATACCTGGCTATTCTACATTAATATTTGATGTAACATTACAAGAAATTGTAAAACAATAAGTTTCTATTATATAACAAAAAAGACTGTCTTTTATAAGGCAGTCTTTTTTTGTTTTGTAATTATAGACAGAGTTGGTTTTTTGTGACCAAAATCGATGTCTGTGCCAGGTTATAGTGATTTTATTGAGCTTGTTTTAGTTTTGATTTGCATCGATATATACTATTTAGAGTATAAAGGTTGTAACAGAGTTATAATCATATTCTATCGGTGTCAAGAGTGTAACATGTCGGTGTCATGTCATCATCATGTCGGTGTCATACTCGCATTGCCAATTTTTAAAAAGTGGTGTATTCTTTTTATTTTAGTATTCCGATTACTGTTTTTGAGTATAAAAAAAGCCTATTCAGTTAATTCTGAATAGGCTTTGATTTTTGTTGGTTGTCTTTTATAATATATATCTATTTAGTAATTCAGACCATATTTTATATCCCTCCTCTGTAAGGTGTAACCCATCATTTGTTAATTCTGGGCGTAATTGATTAGTCCCATTAATTATGAAGTAATCATAGGCGTCTACTATATCCAATTGATATTTGCTTGCTAACTCTTTTAAGAATGTGTTAAATTCTTGAATTGTCTCAGATTTTCCTTTTAATAAGCGATACCAACTTTTCTTTTCATTGAAAGGCATTAAAGTTTGGAGTGTTACTTTGGTATGTGGGGATACTTCTAATATTTTCTGAATTATTTTTTCAATATTTTCTAGTAAGGTGTAATTATTCAAACCTTGAGAAATATCATTAACCCCTACAGATAAGAAAATCTGTTTGGGCTTACCTTGTACGATAGGAGTAAGTCTATTCAGTACTCCTTGTGTGTTGTCTCCTATAATTCCTCTATTGATGATTCGTTTGCTATGGAGTTTCTTATTCCAGTTTCCTCCATTTTCTATGTGGCTATCTCCTAGAAAAACAATATCTCGTGAAGTGATTTTCTTTTCATTTTCAAATTGTGTATTTCTCTCAGCATAATGGTTGAGATATCCTTCATTACCAGCTGTTCCTACAGATGCTGCCACTATATTAGCAATTTGTTTTCTTAGTCTTATTGTTTTACCCTTGTCGTAAGGATGTACAGCATTGGTTAATAGGATAAGAGCCAAGTTGTTTTTTTGATTAATGAGTATTGATGTGCCTGTATATCCCGTATGACCATAGGTCTCATCGCTGAAAAGATCTCCTTTATTTGAAGAATAAGGAGAATTCATATCCCACCCTGGTGTCCTACCAAAAGAGGATAGTCCGAAAGGTAAATGACTCATTTTTTCTACTGATGCAGGGCTTAATATTTGAATTTTATTTGCTTTTCCTTTATTAATAAATATAGAGGTTAAAAGAGCTACTTCCTCTGCTGTTGAAAATAAGCCTGCATTACCTGAAATGCCTTGATTCATAATTCTAGCAAGAGGATCGTGCACGTTTCCCAATAAGAGAGTTCCATCCTTTAAAAGCTCGGTTGGAGCACATAAAGCTTTGAGGTTATCGCTAGGATTGAATGTTGTAAAAGAGAGTTTCAGAGGTCTATAAATGTTGTCTTGGGTAAACTCTTGTAAAGATTGTTGAGATATAGTTTCAATAATGTATTGGAGCGTGATATAATTCAAGCAGCTATATGTCATTTGAGTTTTAGGTTCATAGAGTCTGTTACAGGTACTAATATATTCTTTTAAGACCTCTTTAAGATCCCCTTTTTGATTCATCAGTTCTGATACGGGTGCATAGGCAGGTAATCCTGAAGTGTGTGTAAGCAAGTCTATAATTTGAATTGATTTTGTTATTGAATCATTTTTAAAAGACTTGAATTTAGGTATGAAATCTTCTACAGGGTCTGTTAAGGTGAGGTATCCTCTATCTATTAATATAAACGTACTTATGGCTGTGGCTAAAGGTTTCGTGCAGGAAGCCAAGTCGAAGACTGTGTGTATATCCATAGGGATAGGTGTGGGGTATACCTGTTTGTTTCCAAAAGCTTTCAGGTAACCCACTTTATTTTCTCTTACGATAGCAATAACAGCTCCAGGTATCTCTTTCTTATCCATAGCATCGTTGACTACTCTATCTATATTAGATAATTGAACTGTATTTAAATTGACGCTCTCTGGAATAACAACTGGCAACTTTTGAGCTGCCAGTTGTTGAGTTATAATAAGAAATAATAATAGAATATGATAATGTTTTTTCATTACTAGTGGTTTTGCTTGTAGAAGTCGGTGGCTTTTTTTACAGAGCCGTGTGTAATTAAGAGTTCTTTTGCTTCTTCATAAGGTAATCCAAGTTCCTCAACAATCATATTGGTTCCTCTGTCAACTAGTTTTTTGTTGCTCAGTTGCATGTTTACCATCTTGTTTCCTTTTACTCTTCCCATTTTGATCATAACGGAAGTAGTGATCATGTTGAGGATCATTTTTTGTCCTGTACCCGATTTCATTCTAGAACTGCCCGATACATATTCGGGACCTACTATCATTTCAATAGCTACATCTGCCTCTGCTGCCATAGGAGAGTCTGGGTTACTGCTTATGCTTCCCGTAAGGATTCCATGTTTTCTGGCTTCTCTTAAAGCTCCAATAACATAAGGGGTGGTACCAGAAGCAGCAATACCAATAACTGTATCTTTTTCGTTTATACCATGTTCTTGGAGTTCTTCCCAACCTCTTTTTTCATCATCTTCTGCGTTTTCCACAGGATTTCTAAGAGCGATATCTCCTCCCGCAATAAGTCCTATAACATAAGTAGGAGGCATACCAAAGGTGGGGGGGATTTCTGAGGCGTCTAAGACTCCTAAGCGTCCACTAGTTCCAGCACCCATATAAAATATTCGTCCACCTTCTTGCATACGAGGAACAATTTGGGAAACTAGTTTATCGATTTGTGGTATACACTTCTGTACAGCAAGTGCTACTTTTTGATCTTCCTGATTGATATCTTCTAGTATTTCTCGTACAGATTTTTTCTCTAAATTTTCATAAAGAGAAGGTTGTTCTGATATTTTTACGAAACTCATAATTATTTGCTTAAGTGATATTTGATAAGTCCTTGCATTGGACTTTTTAATATTTGTCCAACTTTAATGCCCTTTAATTCTGCTGCTTCTCTTAATATAGACTCATAATGAAAGGAAACAGAACCGATAAAATGAACCGATTCTTTTTTGTAGTTGTATTGCATGACATTCTTTTGGAAAAAGTCCATAAAGCTATTCAGCACCAAGTTGTGAACTGAAGCATCTGTAATATGTTTCTTGATAAAAGGAGACACACTAGCTAAAAAACGATTTGGAAATGATTCTCTATATACTCGATGAATGATATCTCCAATAGCAAGGTCATATTCTTTTAAGAATTCTTCTTTTAGTCCTTTGGTTAATTGATTTTTTAATAAACTTCCAATGAAAAGTTTTCCTAAAACAGCTCCACTGCCTTCATCTCCCAAAATAAACCCTAGAGGGGATACATTTTCTACAATTTTAGTTCCATCGTAAGCACACGAGTTAGAGCCAGTTCCTAGAATACAAGCGATACCCGATTCTCTTCCACATAGAGCATGTGCGGCAGCTAGCATGTCTGAGTTTACTACTATTTCACTACAATTGATATGTCTTTTTATAGCTTGAGAAACTATTCTAATTTTATCATCAAAAGCACATCCTGCTCCATAAAAATAGACACCATCAAAAGTTGAATTTGGTAAATAAGGTAATAGATTATTTTCTATTTCTTGAGCGATATCTTCTTCGGTTTGGAAAAAAGGATTGATGCCTTTGGTAGTAACAAGTTGAGTTGTTTTGTCGTCTTTAATAATGGTCCAATCTGTTTTTGTTGAACCGCTGTCAGCGATAAGTATCATATTTGTGTGTAATATTATATTTTAATGTAGATTTTACGTTTGTATAGTTGGTATCCTATTACCCAGTTTAGCGCAACAAAGAGCAGAGCATATGCTAATGAACCAGCATAAGCTCCAAGTGTGGGCTTTAAAACAATGCTGTACATAAAGTTATGTATGCTGATTGATCCATCACCATAGGGAAAAAGGATGCTTCCAAAGCAAATGGTTAGAAAGGCTCCCATGACATACATGAATAAAGGATTAACCCCGAAGGATTCGAAGAATAGACTCCATCTCTTATAGCCTTTAATATCTATTATCCAGATGAGGAGAGCCAATAATGTTGAGGCTAAGCCACATGTTGTTAACACAAAAGTAGGAGACCATATTTTTTTATTGATTGGACAGCCATAGCTGAGTAAAAGTCCTACGAAAGTAAGAATTGAACCCATAATGAAAAGAAATTCAACTTTACTATGGATATCTTTTTTCTCGGTAAATATTTTTCCAACAAAAAAGCCTAACAAAACATGAGCAATAGCTGGTATGGTGCTGACAAGTCCTTCTGGATCTATGCCATTGTCTTTATACATATGATTCTCACCCAATATAGCTTTATCGACTATGGATAAGATATTGGTTTCATTGTATTCAAAACCATTACCTAAGAATAAAATAAAGGTATAGACTATTAATATGCCCACAATTAGTGTGGGTATGTATTTGTGTTTTATCGTTAAGGCTATGATTGCCGTAGCACAATATGTAAGAGCTAACCTTGGCATCACACCTAATATTCTTAAATTTTCAAAAACAAATATAGATTGAGATAATCGTTCAAAAATGCTGATGTCTGCTGAAGCAAGACTATTCCAAGTTCTTAAAAAGAGAGAGAACCAAGCTATTCCTAAACCGATAGCAAAAATAATAATGGTACGTTTCAATATTTTCAGGGCTGCTTCTTTGGAAAACTCAAACTTATATTTCCTTAGTGAGAAATAAGTTGATATGCCCATGATAAACATAAAAAAAGGAAATACTAAATCTGTTGGAGTTAATCCATTCCATTCAGCATGTCCTAGTGGAGCATAAATGCTACCCCAGCTTCCTGGATTATTTACTAAAATCATTCCTGCAATAGTAATACCACGGAGAATATCTAAAGCAAGTAAGCGTTGGTTCTCTTTCTTTATCATATGAATAGTTTATTCAGTTTTTACAGATGTACATTTGTCTACTAAATAGACGATTGAAGCATAGGGGATGCCAGAATTAGTAGTAAGACCTATTTCACAGGTTCTACTATTAGAATATCCCATTTGTATATTGTTCTCTTCAATTTGTGGCTTAAGTTTTCTGAGAGCATAAGAGTTTACTTCTGGATTGGTAAAGCCTTTATCTCCAGCAAAGCCGCAACATCCCACTTCTTCGGGAACAAAAACATGAGTTGAGCAAAGCTTAGCTAGATTTATTATTTGATCAGCAATACCCATTTTACGCATAGAACAAGTTACATGGACAGCTACAGGAGTATTGACTGGCTTAAATTCTAGTTTGTCTTTTAGGAACGTATAAATGAATTCAGCTGGCTCATAAAGCTTCATTTTACTGATACAAGTTTTCATTCGGTACAAACAAGGGCTTTGATCACATAGAACTGGGTACTCTCCATGATTACTTGCTTCCCAAAGAGCATCCTCTAATTCTTTAACTTTTCTATCCGCAATTTCTGGCATACCTTTACTTTCCCATATTGTACCACAGCATAACTTACTTAAGCCTTCTGGGAAAATAATCTCGTAACCCGATTTATGTAGTAGAGAAGCCATTTTGTTGATAAGTGGTAACTCTTCTGGAGATTTCTTTTCTAGACCCATAGTCTGGTTAATACAGCTAGGGAAGTATACTACTTTTTTAGGCGATTTTAGAGTTAAAACTTTAGCTTTATTAGGGTAATAAGGCTTTGGCATGGCTGGAGTCCATTGAGGAACTTTGAATGCTTTGTGCATACCTCTTGTTATCGAGCTCATTAAAGATGTACCTAGAACCGAATGAGCAGCATTGGCTACTGACAATGTGGGTCTTAGTACACTCTTAATTCCTGCGAAATGGTTGGCAACATAGTCTCCAATCTTATATCCAAAACCGTTAGTAGGGATATTCATTTCTCTCAATACATGAGTTAAATCACCTACATTAATTTTCATAGGACAAGATGTAGAGCATAGTCCATCACCTGCACAAGTTTGTTCTCCTAAATATTTATATTGTTTCTTCAAAAGGTTAACTCTCTCAGGATCGGAGTTCTCTCTCTCTAAACGAGAAATTTCTCGTTGAATAACTATTCTTTGTCTTGAAGAAAGAGTAAAACCACAGGTTAAACAATTGATCTCGCAAAAGCCACACTCAATACATTTATCAACGATAGGATGTGTAAGAGGTAGTGGTTTGAAGTTTTTGATATGACATTTAGGATCATCATTAAAGATTACACCCGGATTAAGCATATTATTAGGGTCAAAAAGCTCTTTTATCTGCTTCATTACCATAAAAGCTTTTTCTCCCCATTCGTATTTTACATATGGAGCCATGTTACGACCTGTACCATGTTCTGCTTTAAGCGATCCATCATACTTATCAACGACAAGTACTTTAACATCCTCCATTAACTCTTCATATCGGTCAACTTCTTCTTGAGAATCAAAAGATTGATTAATGATGAAATGGAAGTTTCCTTCAAGAGCATGCCCATAGATACAAGCATCATCATATTTGTGTTTTCTTAGTAGATCTTGTAGTTCAGCAGTTGCCTCAGGTAAGTTTTCTATATGGAATGCTACGTCTTCAATTAAGCAAGTTGTACCCAATTCACGTGTACCACCCACTGCAGGGAAAATACCAGCACGAATTGCCCAATACTTAGAGTACTCATTTGGATCATCCGTGAAGTGTATAGGAATATAAGTATCAAATTCTTGAAGTGCATCTGTGATAACTTGGATGTTTTTATCTAATTCTTCTTTGGTTACAGCCATTGTTTCTGTTAGCACAGCTGTAAGTCCAACACCTGTTGGGTCGTTAACCGATGAAAGAGATTTTTCGTCTAATAGCTCAGCTCCTTTAACAATCCATTCACCTTTTTCATTGGCTATTTTTTTCATTTTTACAACAGCACGACAAGCCTCTTTTATATCGCTGAAATAGAGCATACCACTGGCTTTATATGGATAATCATATCCCGTAGCCATAGTAAATTCTGAAGCAAAAGCTAATGTCCCTTCGGAGCCTACAAGTAAGTGTGCTATGATATCAAAAGGATCATCATAAGCAATTAAAGGTCTAATATTAAGTCCTGTTACATTTTTGATAGAATACTTATAGCGTATTCTTTCAGCTAGTTGACTATCAGCTTTTACTTTATCTCTTAATTTTTCGATGCCTTTAATAAACTCAGGATGTGATTGGGTGAAATTGTCACGACTCTCTTTACTGCCTGTATCTAACGTTGTACCATCAGCAAAGACCATACGAACAGATTTTAAAACCTTGTCACTGTTGGCATGTGTACCACAGTTCATCCCAGAAGCATTATTCATAATAATACCCCCTACCATTGCACTTTTTACAGATGCAGGGTCTGGTGAGAATATCCGTCCATAAGGTTTCAAGATTTCATTTACTCTTTGTCCTATAATACCCGGTTGAAGAGTAATTTCTTGATGATCCGATGAAATCTTATAGTTCTCCCAGTTTTTACCAGCCACCATAAGGATAGAGTCGCTAATTGCTTGACCCGATAAGCTTGTTCCTGCTGCTCTAAAAGTAACAGGTAGTTGATATTTATTAGATAAAGCCATTAGTTTAGAAACTTCTTCTTCTGATTTAGGTCGTAAGATAACTTGAGGGATCAAACGATAAAATCCAGCGTCAGTGCCCCACGCTAATCTGCGTAGTTCGTCCGTATAAATCCGTTCTTTAGGAATGATGTTTTCCGCTTCATCTAAAAAATCTTTGTAATTCTTTTGTGTTCTCATAGTGATATAAATAAAAAATAATTCTTACTTATAAAGGTAATATTTTTTGGATAGCTTCATAAAATCTGCCACATCTTTATTCCAATAGTCTTTAACATCGTTCCAGTTGTTGTTTTGACTAAACTTTTCTCTTATATAATTAGAACCACTAACCTTATCAAACATATTGAATCTCGACTTGTTACAGTTGTCAAAAATTTTCTTGTCAGGATATAGATTAGCAACCTCTTGCATTATATAAAACTGGATTTCACTTAAATTAGCTTTCTTATAATTAACTACATGAACTTGAACTCCTTGTAGATGTTCACCTTTGCCAACTGAATAGAAAGGCTTTAGGTGTATAGGTCTGAACTTTATACCAGGTAAGTTTAGTTGATTCATTCTTTGTGCAAACTCTTCTGCTTTAATCCATGGGGCTGCAAACATTTGAAAAGGTATAGTATAACCTACTCCTATAGACATATAGCCAAGTTCTCCTAAAATTCCAGAAATAGGGTAGAATACAGCAGAATGAGGATGTGGAATATGAGGAGAAGAAGGAACCCATTGTAGACCGGTGTCTTCATAAGTCATTTTCCTTTTCCACTTTTTCATTTTTACAACTTTCAAGTCACAAGGCTTTTCTGACATAAATTCCTTATTAATGAGTAGTGCTAGTTCTCCACAAGTTAAGCCGTAGAGATATGGAATTTTGAATTGGCTAACAAAAGAGATATAAGGGTCCTCGACTAAATTACCTTCTACTTTGTTTCCTCCCAATGGATTTGGTCTATCTAAGACAATAAACTCTTTATCATTTTCTGCTGCTGCTTCCATTGCTACGCCCATAGTACTGATGTAAGTAAAAGAACGACAAC is part of the Bacteroides coprosuis DSM 18011 genome and harbors:
- a CDS encoding hypothetical protein (COGs: COG2971 N-acetylglucosamine kinase~KEGG: bfs:BF0368 hypothetical protein~SPTR: Putative uncharacterized protein;~IMG reference gene:2504106207~PFAM: BadF/BadG/BcrA/BcrD ATPase family); amino-acid sequence: MILIADSGSTKTDWTIIKDDKTTQLVTTKGINPFFQTEEDIAQEIENNLLPYLPNSTFDGVYFYGAGCAFDDKIRIVSQAIKRHINCSEIVVNSDMLAAAHALCGRESGIACILGTGSNSCAYDGTKIVENVSPLGFILGDEGSGAVLGKLFIGSLLKNQLTKGLKEEFLKEYDLAIGDIIHRVYRESFPNRFLASVSPFIKKHITDASVHNLVLNSFMDFFQKNVMQYNYKKESVHFIGSVSFHYESILREAAELKGIKVGQILKSPMQGLIKYHLSK
- a CDS encoding putative transmembrane protein (COGs: COG4299 conserved hypothetical protein~KEGG: bfs:BF0369 putative transmembrane protein~SPTR: Putative uncharacterized protein;~IMG reference gene:2504106208), encoding MIKKENQRLLALDILRGITIAGMILVNNPGSWGSIYAPLGHAEWNGLTPTDLVFPFFMFIMGISTYFSLRKYKFEFSKEAALKILKRTIIIFAIGLGIAWFSLFLRTWNSLASADISIFERLSQSIFVFENLRILGVMPRLALTYCATAIIALTIKHKYIPTLIVGILIVYTFILFLGNGFEYNETNILSIVDKAILGENHMYKDNGIDPEGLVSTIPAIAHVLLGFFVGKIFTEKKDIHSKVEFLFIMGSILTFVGLLLSYGCPINKKIWSPTFVLTTCGLASTLLALLIWIIDIKGYKRWSLFFESFGVNPLFMYVMGAFLTICFGSILFPYGDGSISIHNFMYSIVLKPTLGAYAGSLAYALLFVALNWVIGYQLYKRKIYIKI
- a CDS encoding D-lactate dehydrogenase (cytochrome) (COGs: COG0277 FAD/FMN-containing dehydrogenase~InterPro IPR006094:IPR004113~KEGG: bfs:BF0370 putative FAD-binding oxidoreductase~PFAM: FAD-linked oxidase, C-terminal; FAD linked oxidase, N-terminal~PRIAM: D-lactate dehydrogenase (cytochrome)~SPTR: Putative uncharacterized protein;~IMG reference gene:2504106209~PFAM: FAD binding domain; FAD linked oxidases, C-terminal domain); translated protein: MRTQKNYKDFLDEAENIIPKERIYTDELRRLAWGTDAGFYRLIPQVILRPKSEEEVSKLMALSNKYQLPVTFRAAGTSLSGQAISDSILMVAGKNWENYKISSDHQEITLQPGIIGQRVNEILKPYGRIFSPDPASVKSAMVGGIIMNNASGMNCGTHANSDKVLKSVRMVFADGTTLDTGSKESRDNFTQSHPEFIKGIEKLRDKVKADSQLAERIRYKYSIKNVTGLNIRPLIAYDDPFDIIAHLLVGSEGTLAFASEFTMATGYDYPYKASGMLYFSDIKEACRAVVKMKKIANEKGEWIVKGAELLDEKSLSSVNDPTGVGLTAVLTETMAVTKEELDKNIQVITDALQEFDTYIPIHFTDDPNEYSKYWAIRAGIFPAVGGTRELGTTCLIEDVAFHIENLPEATAELQDLLRKHKYDDACIYGHALEGNFHFIINQSFDSQEEVDRYEELMEDVKVLVVDKYDGSLKAEHGTGRNMAPYVKYEWGEKAFMVMKQIKELFDPNNMLNPGVIFNDDPKCHIKNFKPLPLTHPIVDKCIECGFCEINCLTCGFTLSSRQRIVIQREISRLERENSDPERVNLLKKQYKYLGEQTCAGDGLCSTSCPMKINVGDLTHVLREMNIPTNGFGYKIGDYVANHFAGIKSVLRPTLSVANAAHSVLGTSLMSSITRGMHKAFKVPQWTPAMPKPYYPNKAKVLTLKSPKKVVYFPSCINQTMGLEKKSPEELPLINKMASLLHKSGYEIIFPEGLSKLCCGTIWESKGMPEIADRKVKELEDALWEASNHGEYPVLCDQSPCLYRMKTCISKMKLYEPAEFIYTFLKDKLEFKPVNTPVAVHVTCSMRKMGIADQIINLAKLCSTHVFVPEEVGCCGFAGDKGFTNPEVNSYALRKLKPQIEENNIQMGYSNSRTCEIGLTTNSGIPYASIVYLVDKCTSVKTE
- a CDS encoding Uncharacterized conserved protein UCP016719 (COGs: COG3876 conserved hypothetical protein~InterPro IPR008302~KEGG: bfr:BF0430 hypothetical protein~PFAM: Uncharacterised conserved protein UCP016719~SPTR: Putative uncharacterized protein;~IMG reference gene:2504106210~PFAM: Protein of unknown function (DUF1343)), with protein sequence MKNFKLLITLFTLSLVFPLNAQRIKTGIEVLKSQNFKILEGKRVGLITNPTGIDNNLTSTVDILNNAPNVNLVALYGPEHGVRGDIHAGDKVDSSVDAATGLPVHSLYGATRKPTPEMLKDIDVLVYDIQDIGCRSFTYISTMGVAMEAAAENDKEFIVLDRPNPLGGNKVEGNLVEDPYISFVSQFKIPYLYGLTCGELALLINKEFMSEKPCDLKVVKMKKWKRKMTYEDTGLQWVPSSPHIPHPHSAVFYPISGILGELGYMSIGVGYTIPFQMFAAPWIKAEEFAQRMNQLNLPGIKFRPIHLKPFYSVGKGEHLQGVQVHVVNYKKANLSEIQFYIMQEVANLYPDKKIFDNCNKSRFNMFDKVSGSNYIREKFSQNNNWNDVKDYWNKDVADFMKLSKKYYLYK